The Ralstonia pseudosolanacearum genome includes the window CGTGACGGCGGGCAGGGCGCTGCTGGAGGTGTCCGGCGGCGTGAGCATGGCCACCATCCGCGCGTTTGCGCAGACCGGTGTGGACCGCATCTCCGTCGGTGCGCTGACCAAGGACGTGCGCGCGACCGACTACTCCCTGCGCGTCGTCGAATAAGACCGCTCAGTGCTTGCGCGAGGTGCGCCGATGCGCGGGCTGCATCACCGTCGGCAGTGCCTTGGGCAGGGTCTGCGGGTAGTCGCGCGAGAAATGCAGGCCGCGGCTTTCGTGGCGTGACAGCGCGCTGTCGACGATCAGCGAGGCCGCCTCCACCAGGTTGCGCAGCTCCAGCAGGTCGTGGCTGACGCGGAAGTTGGCGTAGTACTCGGCGATCTCTTCGCGCAGCAGGGCGATGCGGTGCTGCGCGCGCTCCAGTCGCTTGTTGGTGCGCACGATGCCGACGTAATTCCACATCATGCGGCGCAGTTCGTCCCAGTTGTGTGAGACGACGACTTCCTCGTCGGCGTCCGTCACGCGGCTTTCGTCCCAGGCCGGGATCTGGATCGGGGCTGGCGCCGTAGTCGGCTGGCCCAGGATGTCCTGTGCCGCGCCGCGCCCGATCACCATGCATTCCAGCAGCGAATTGCTGGCCAGCCGGTTGGCGCCGTGCAGGCCGGTGTAGGCCGTTTCGCCTACCGCGTACAGACCCGCGATGTCGGTGCGGCCGAGCTGGTCGGTCACCACGCCGCCGCAGGTGTAGTGCGCGGCCGGCACCACCGGGATCGGCTGGCGCGTGATGTCGATGCCCAGTTCCAGGCATCGGGCGAGGATGGTCGGGAAGTGTTCCTGGATGAAGGCGGGGCTCTGGTGGCTGATGTCGAGGTAGACGCAGTCCAGGCCACGCTTTTTCATCTCGAAGTCGATGGCACGGGCCACGATGTCGCGCGGGGCCAGTTCGGCCCGCTCGTCGTGGGCGGGCATGAAGCGCGTGCCATCGGGCAGGACCAGCCTGCCGCCTTCGCCGCGCACCGCCTCGCTGATCAGGAAGGACTTGGCGAACGGGTGGTACAGGCAGGTCGGGTGGAACTGGATGAACTCCATGTTCGCCACGCGGCAGCCCGCGCGCCACGCCATCGCGATGCCGTCGCCGGTGGCGGTGTCGGGGTTGGTCGTGTACAGGTAGACCTTGCCGGCCCCGCCGGTCGCCAGCACGGTCTGGCTGGCGGTGATCGTCTTGACGTCGCCGTGCTTGCCATCGAGCACGTACAGGCCGTGGCAGCGCATGCCAGGCAGCCCCAGCTTGGCGTCGGTGACCAGGTCGATGGCGAAATGGTCTTCCAGCAGCGTGATGTTCGGATGCGCGCGCACCTTGTCGACCAGCGTGGTCACCACGGCATGCCCGGTGGCATCGGCGGCGTGGATGATGCGGCGGTGCCGGTGGCCGCCCTCGCGCGTCAGGTGGAAGCCGAGTTCGGCCTGTGCGTCGCGCGTGAAGGGGACGCCGTGACCGATCAGCCATTCGATGGCGGCGCGGCCGTTTTCGACGATGTAGCGGGTGGCCGCTTCGTCGCAGAGGCCGGCGCCCGCGATCAGGGTGTCGTCGACGTGCTCGTCGTGGCTGTCGTTCGAGTCGAGCACCGCGGCGATGCCGCCTTGGGCCCAGTCGCTCGCGCCTTCGGGCAGTGTGCGTTTGCAGATGACGACCACGCGGCGGTGATCGGCGAGATGCAGGGCGACGGTCAGGCCCGCCAGGCCACTGCCGACAACGGCAACATCGAAATTCATGGAAAACCCGTGCGGGACGCGGGGTGCGTCAGCGGCCGGCGCAGCCGGAGGTCAATCGGAAGCGGAAAGAGACGCAGTGTACACCGTGCCCTCGCGGGCTTGCGGCGGACAACAAAAAACCCGCCATGAGGCGGGTTTCTCGGTGCCGGCGATGCCGACGGAAACCAATTACTTGATCTTGGTTTCTTTGTAAGCGACGTGCTTGCGGGCGACGGGATCGAACTTCATGATCTCCATCTTTTCCGGCTTGGTCCGCTTGTTCTTGGTGGTCGTGTAGAAATGACCCGTACCTGCGGTCGATTCCAGCTTGATCTTGTCGCGTCCGCCTTTGCTGGCCATGATGTACTCCTAATTAGACTTCGCCGCGTGCACGCAGATCTGCGAGCACTTCGTCGATACCTTTCTTGTCGATCAGGCGCAGACCGGCGTTCGAGACGCGCAGGCTCACCCAGCGGTTTTCGGATTCAACCCAGAAGCGACGGTTCTGCAGGTTCGGCAGAAAACGGCGCTTGGTCTTGTTGTTGGCGTGGGAAACGTTGTTGCCGACCATCGGCGCTTTCCCGGTCACTTGACAGACGCGTGCCATGGAGCACTCCTAACTCTTGATTCGTTTGACTACAGTTTGCGACCGGGCGCGGGTGCAAAACCAAGCGCAGCGCCACTGTAGAGGTGGGACACTTCAGCGAAACGCGGATTATACACACAAAATCACTGTGGAATCAACGAGATCAATGGAATGCCGATACGCGCGGCGTCGGCGCTACATTTTGCCGTGCTCCAGGAAGCTGTAGACCTCGGCGCGGCCGACGATCATGTGATCCAGGACTCTCACGTCGAGCAGCGCGAGTGCCCGGCACAGTTCACGGGTGAGCATTAGGTCTGATTCGCTGGGCTCGACATGGCCGGTCGGGTGGTTGTGCGACAGGATCAGCGCCGAGGCGTTGTGGTGCAGGGCCCGCTTGGCGAGCTCGCGCGGGTAGACGCGGGCTTCGGTCAATGTTCCCTGGAACAGCTCTTCCCAGGCGATGAGCCGGTGCCGCACATCTAGGAATAGGCAGGCGAACACCTCCTGCGGGCGGTGGCCGAGCGTGAGTCGCAGGAAATCCTTGACGCTCTGCGGGGATTCGAGAGTCTGGCCGTGCGCGATTTCTTCCTTGAGCGCGCGCCGTGCCACCTCCAGCAGCGCGTGCAGTTGGGCGTACTTGGCCGGCCCCATGCCGTGGATGGCGGAGAACTCCCGCTGCGACGCATGGCACAGGCGCCCGAGCGAGCCGAAGCGGGCCAGCAGTTCGCGGGCGAGATCGACCGCACTCTTGCCCGGCATGCCGACGCGCAGGAAGATCGCCAGCAATTCCGCGTCGGACAGCGCGGTGGGACCTTGGGTGAGCAGTTTTTCTCGCGGCCGCTCGTGGGCCGGCCAGTCAGCGATTGCCATGGAACGTGGGAATGCGATGAGCAAAGCCGCGAGGCGGCGCCGCGTGCAGCGTCCGGCGCGTCTGCGGGAGGGGTGGTGCTGACGTACAATACCTGGTTACTTTTTGGTCGAGCAGGTCAAGCGTGCAAAATTTGGTGAACGAGGCGCCGGCAAGCGGCGCAGGCAAGGCGGTCGGGCCGGATTCCTATCTGACGCTGCATTACCGGATCGCCCTGGAAAACGACACGGACATCGTCACCACGTTCGGCGACAAGCCCGCCACGCTGCTGCTGGGCCAGGGCCAGTTGGTGCCCACGCTGGAACAGGCGCTGCTCGGCATGCACGAGGGTGAGCGCATGACGTTCCGGCTGGCGCCCGAGCACGCATTCGGGCCGCGCAATCCCGATCTGCTGCAGCGCGTATCGCTGGCCACGCTGCGCGAGAACTCCTCGTTCGAGGAGGACTACCAGCCCGGCGATCTCGTCGAGTTCAACGCCCCCAGCGGCGGCAAGTACGCGGGCGTGCTGAAGGAGATCGGCGAAACCGCCGCGCTGTTCGATTTCAATCATCCGCTGGCCGGGCAGACCATCCTGTTCGAAGTCCAGTTGATCGGCATCCTGTGATGAGCCCGACCGAGAACGCTGCCATCGAACCCGTGACCGGCGCCGATGCCGAAGTCCTGCTGGCGCAGCCGCGCGGCTTCTGTGCCGGCGTGGACCGCGCCATCGAGATCGTCGAGCGGGCGCTGCAGCGGTTCGGTGCGCCCATCTACGTGCGCCACGAGATCGTGCACAACGCCTACGTGGTGAGCGATCTGCGCAGCAAGGGCGCGGTGTTCGTGCAGGAGCTGGACGACGTGCCGGTAGGCGGCACGGTCATCTTCAGCGCGCACGGCGTGTCGCGCGCCGTCCGCCAGGCCGCCGAGGCGCGCGGCCTGCGCGTGTTCGATGCGACCTGCCCGCTGGTGACCAAGGTGCATGTCGAAGTGTCGAAGATGCGCGCCCAGGGCTTCGAGATCATCATGATCGGTCACAAGGGCCATCCGGAAGTCGAGGGCACCATGGGGCAGGCCGACGACGGCATGCTGCTGGTCGAGTCGGTGGACGACGTGGCGCGTCTGGCCGTCAAGGATCCGGCGCGGCTGGCCTACGTTACGCAGACCACGCTGTCGGTGGATGAGACGCAGGAGATCGTCGCGGCGATCAAGGCGCGCTTTCCTGCCGTGCACGAGCCCAAGAAGCAGGACATCTGCTACGCGACGCAGAACCGGCAGGACGCGGTCAAGTTCATGGCGCCGCAGGTCGAGGTCGTGATCGTGGTCGGCAGTCCGAACAGCTCGAACTCTAACCGGCTGCGCGAGCTGGCCGAAAAGCTGGGTGTGCCCGCCTATATGGTGGATACCCCGGAGCAGGTCAGGCCGGAGTGGCTGGCGGGCAAGCGCCGCGTCGGCCTGACGGCCGGGGCCTCCGCGCCGGAGGAACTGGCGCAGTCGATCGTCGATCGCCTGCGTGCGCTCGGTGCGCGCTCGGTGCGTCCGCTCGACGGTATCCAGGAAAACATGTCTTTCCCTCTTCCGAGGGGACTTCAAACCAATTGATTGGCATGATGTAAATGCCCGCTGAATTGATCGCACGGTAATGGTGCGCACAGCTGCGGTGCAAAAAGCGCTTTTATCGATATAGCGGCCACTCTTTCACAAGAGTGGCCGTTTTATTTTGTGCATTGCAAAAGAATTGGATCTCCGGACAGCCTTACTGCGCACGAAAGTGCGCTTGGCGCCGCGCCAGTGCCCAGGCCCGAAAAGGCGCTGGCACGCTTCTTGTTACAGCCGTTTGCCATTCGCGTTTGCCTGCGCGAAATCCCCCGTTTCTGTGCATTGGGGAAAGCCCGTAAAAGGGCGTAGTTACGGCAAAAATCGTTGTTGCGACGCGTATTGCATCCGCAAAAAAAGGGAATACAATTCGCGCGTTTCAAACTGAAACAATCCGCGCATGGGGAGTGGCCGGGAGGCAGGACGCTCTCTTTGCTCTTGCGAGATCTAGGAGATCATTCATGCAAATTCAGCTTGCCAAAGTTCTGCCGCTTGCGGCTGCCGTGGCACTTGTAGCAGCCTGCGGTAAGAACGAGGAAAAGCCCGCAGACCAGGCTGCTGCGCCTGCTGCAACGTCGGCTCCGGCCGCCGCTGCTGCTGGTGGTGGTGAGACCGTCGTCAAGATTGGTCACGCCGCACCGTTGACGGGTGGTATCGCTCACTTGGGCAAAGACAACGAAAACGGTGCACGCCTGGCCGTGGAAGATGTCAACAAGGAAGGGCTGACCATCGACGGCAAGAAGATCAAGCTGGAGCTGGTGGGCGAGGATGATGCGGCGGATCCGAAGACGGGTACGGCCGTTGCGCAAAAACTGGTGGACGAGAAAGTCGTCGCCGTCGTGGGCCACCTGAACTCGGGCGTGTCGATCCCGGCCTCGAAGATCTACAGCGATGCCGGCATCGTGCAGATCTCGCCGTCGTCGACCAACCCCGACTACACCAAGCAGGGCTTCAAGACGACCTACCGCGTGGTTGCGACCGACGCGCAGCAAGGTCCGGCCCTGGCCAACTACGCCGCCAAGACCCTGGGCGCCAAGAGCGTGGCGATCGTCGACGATGCCACCGCCTACGGCAAGGGCCTGGCCGACGAGTTCGAGAAGACCTCGAAGGCCGACGGCGTGAACGTGGTGGCACGTGAAGCCACCAACGACAAGGCCACCGACTTCAAGGCCATTCTGACCAAGATCAAGGGCAAGAAGCCGGACGTGATCATGTACGGCGGCATGGACGCCACCGGCGGTCCGTTCGCCAAGCAGGCCAAGGAACTGGGCATCACGGCCAAGATCGTTGGCGGCGACGGCGTGTGTACCGACAAGGTGGCCGAACTGGCCGGCGACGCCATCGACAACATCATCTGCTCGGAAGCGGGCCTGGCGCTGTCGAAGATGGAGAAGGGCGCGGAGTTCGAGAAGAAGTACCAAGAGCGCTTCAA containing:
- the radC gene encoding RadC family protein; translated protein: MAIADWPAHERPREKLLTQGPTALSDAELLAIFLRVGMPGKSAVDLARELLARFGSLGRLCHASQREFSAIHGMGPAKYAQLHALLEVARRALKEEIAHGQTLESPQSVKDFLRLTLGHRPQEVFACLFLDVRHRLIAWEELFQGTLTEARVYPRELAKRALHHNASALILSHNHPTGHVEPSESDLMLTRELCRALALLDVRVLDHMIVGRAEVYSFLEHGKM
- a CDS encoding branched-chain amino acid ABC transporter substrate-binding protein codes for the protein MQIQLAKVLPLAAAVALVAACGKNEEKPADQAAAPAATSAPAAAAAGGGETVVKIGHAAPLTGGIAHLGKDNENGARLAVEDVNKEGLTIDGKKIKLELVGEDDAADPKTGTAVAQKLVDEKVVAVVGHLNSGVSIPASKIYSDAGIVQISPSSTNPDYTKQGFKTTYRVVATDAQQGPALANYAAKTLGAKSVAIVDDATAYGKGLADEFEKTSKADGVNVVAREATNDKATDFKAILTKIKGKKPDVIMYGGMDATGGPFAKQAKELGITAKIVGGDGVCTDKVAELAGDAIDNIICSEAGLALSKMEKGAEFEKKYQERFNTPVQIYAPFTYDAVMVVVDAMKRSNSVDPAKILAAMPATNYHGVIGNIAFDDKGDLKEGSITLYNYKDKKKTVLDVVKM
- the ispH gene encoding 4-hydroxy-3-methylbut-2-enyl diphosphate reductase — its product is MSPTENAAIEPVTGADAEVLLAQPRGFCAGVDRAIEIVERALQRFGAPIYVRHEIVHNAYVVSDLRSKGAVFVQELDDVPVGGTVIFSAHGVSRAVRQAAEARGLRVFDATCPLVTKVHVEVSKMRAQGFEIIMIGHKGHPEVEGTMGQADDGMLLVESVDDVARLAVKDPARLAYVTQTTLSVDETQEIVAAIKARFPAVHEPKKQDICYATQNRQDAVKFMAPQVEVVIVVGSPNSSNSNRLRELAEKLGVPAYMVDTPEQVRPEWLAGKRRVGLTAGASAPEELAQSIVDRLRALGARSVRPLDGIQENMSFPLPRGLQTN
- the nadB gene encoding L-aspartate oxidase → MNFDVAVVGSGLAGLTVALHLADHRRVVVICKRTLPEGASDWAQGGIAAVLDSNDSHDEHVDDTLIAGAGLCDEAATRYIVENGRAAIEWLIGHGVPFTRDAQAELGFHLTREGGHRHRRIIHAADATGHAVVTTLVDKVRAHPNITLLEDHFAIDLVTDAKLGLPGMRCHGLYVLDGKHGDVKTITASQTVLATGGAGKVYLYTTNPDTATGDGIAMAWRAGCRVANMEFIQFHPTCLYHPFAKSFLISEAVRGEGGRLVLPDGTRFMPAHDERAELAPRDIVARAIDFEMKKRGLDCVYLDISHQSPAFIQEHFPTILARCLELGIDITRQPIPVVPAAHYTCGGVVTDQLGRTDIAGLYAVGETAYTGLHGANRLASNSLLECMVIGRGAAQDILGQPTTAPAPIQIPAWDESRVTDADEEVVVSHNWDELRRMMWNYVGIVRTNKRLERAQHRIALLREEIAEYYANFRVSHDLLELRNLVEAASLIVDSALSRHESRGLHFSRDYPQTLPKALPTVMQPAHRRTSRKH
- a CDS encoding FKBP-type peptidyl-prolyl cis-trans isomerase, whose amino-acid sequence is MQNLVNEAPASGAGKAVGPDSYLTLHYRIALENDTDIVTTFGDKPATLLLGQGQLVPTLEQALLGMHEGERMTFRLAPEHAFGPRNPDLLQRVSLATLRENSSFEEDYQPGDLVEFNAPSGGKYAGVLKEIGETAALFDFNHPLAGQTILFEVQLIGIL
- the rpmB gene encoding 50S ribosomal protein L28 translates to MARVCQVTGKAPMVGNNVSHANNKTKRRFLPNLQNRRFWVESENRWVSLRVSNAGLRLIDKKGIDEVLADLRARGEV
- the rpmG gene encoding 50S ribosomal protein L33; the encoded protein is MASKGGRDKIKLESTAGTGHFYTTTKNKRTKPEKMEIMKFDPVARKHVAYKETKIK